A window of Ardenticatena maritima contains these coding sequences:
- a CDS encoding O-antigen ligase family protein, with translation MSFSVAYRNVSKIQMALVFVITISVAVGALIGMLNEVGLFVFFALLVTIAFFLVLWRPIWLFYLVFVVSSSASAFREVNLPFGNTTLTLSGFLWLGITVLIVFFLLMHIKEVQVFGYLWPFIFFSLWMIIRWIITPTGFAGLKDILWYSMPIVFGLFVPVALGRNRRVFLHNVERVEKAFLFSALIPVVLYGVALSTGFAEMTSRGPRGELIGSARGTPLYLLIVLSLALGNWRYDSERIRGRIFSLISLGTIFFTLGRMVIFLGLLQLGLSRVNLRQKWKVLFAASVTMAFFFYAVMNFPLLQQRFFFTDAWDPSMGLRGVNTAGRNVIWPTVFSSALQEPMIGRGIGTARVVTAQLFVDKNVSEYHPHNEYLQVFHDAGLFGLLLVCCAWIALFIRQWKLWERAELKVVQKWGMASTLSVAMVLISALTDNTLHYSIVIAPTFVLVTIATLMQRMDLNAEDN, from the coding sequence ATGTCATTTAGTGTTGCTTATCGCAATGTGTCAAAAATTCAAATGGCGCTTGTATTTGTTATAACCATCAGCGTGGCTGTTGGTGCATTGATCGGTATGTTAAATGAAGTTGGGCTATTTGTGTTTTTTGCCTTACTTGTGACAATAGCATTCTTTTTGGTCCTTTGGCGACCGATTTGGCTTTTTTATCTTGTCTTTGTTGTTTCATCTTCTGCTTCCGCCTTCCGGGAAGTGAATCTTCCTTTTGGAAATACGACGCTCACACTCTCGGGTTTTCTGTGGCTGGGCATTACCGTTCTTATTGTTTTTTTCTTACTTATGCACATCAAAGAAGTCCAAGTGTTTGGATATTTATGGCCTTTCATATTCTTTTCACTTTGGATGATCATTCGATGGATAATAACTCCTACAGGTTTTGCGGGACTGAAAGATATCCTGTGGTATAGTATGCCGATTGTATTTGGACTGTTTGTGCCTGTCGCTTTGGGAAGAAACCGGCGAGTATTTTTACACAATGTCGAGCGTGTTGAGAAGGCTTTTCTCTTTAGTGCGTTGATTCCTGTCGTTCTGTATGGTGTAGCGTTGAGTACCGGGTTCGCAGAAATGACATCGCGAGGCCCACGTGGTGAATTAATTGGGTCTGCACGAGGAACACCTTTATATTTGCTTATTGTCCTTTCTCTTGCTCTGGGGAATTGGCGGTATGACTCTGAGAGAATACGAGGTCGAATCTTTAGTTTGATCTCTCTGGGAACTATTTTTTTCACTTTGGGACGAATGGTCATCTTCTTAGGTTTGTTGCAATTGGGTTTGAGTAGGGTAAACCTACGGCAGAAGTGGAAGGTCTTGTTTGCTGCATCTGTTACAATGGCATTCTTCTTTTATGCTGTAATGAATTTTCCCTTACTCCAGCAACGGTTCTTTTTTACGGATGCTTGGGATCCTTCTATGGGATTGAGAGGGGTAAACACAGCAGGTAGAAATGTTATTTGGCCAACAGTTTTTTCATCAGCTCTACAAGAGCCAATGATCGGGCGCGGCATAGGAACGGCCCGGGTTGTTACGGCACAACTTTTTGTTGATAAGAATGTTTCTGAGTACCACCCGCATAATGAGTATCTACAGGTTTTCCATGATGCAGGATTGTTCGGTTTGTTGTTGGTTTGTTGTGCGTGGATTGCTTTGTTTATTCGGCAGTGGAAATTATGGGAAAGGGCTGAATTGAAGGTAGTTCAAAAATGGGGTATGGCTAGTACATTGTCAGTCGCTATGGTGCTTATTTCTGCACTGACTGACAATACATTGCACTATTCTATAGTTATTGCTCCCACTTTTGTTTTAGTCACAATAGCCACTTTGATGCAAAGGATGGATTTGAATGCAGAAGACAATTAA
- a CDS encoding lipopolysaccharide biosynthesis protein, translated as MNHKMQAAFSRQRIVVVRLLRSPLAQETVWSFVLKASYAGLTFISTVFLARVLGAEGYGIYAYAYALVMLLAMPVTAGLPNLVIRETAKGLASGRPEVVKGVWQWAGRVVTGLSLAVILIAGPLLVLWQGGLDTPAGQTMAWALALVPLMALGNLRGAALRGLKRIVAGQLPEFVLRPGMFLVLIAVNVLVVGQRISAPIAMALQAMAALLALVGAAWLLWRYTPQEVKHVSPSVDTHGWLFSSVIFALMSGFNVVNNQASTVVLGIFETPGSVGRYRVATQVAALTSFGLQAINMVVAPRFAELWARGEKERLQRLVTQSARVVLVFNILLTAMFVLVGRPFFRFVFGAEFDASYFPLLVLLGGQMVNSAAGSVAFLLNMTGHERETVLWIGLAAVLNLLLNFVLVPLWGILGAAVATAVSMAAWNGLLWWRVLRRLGINSLAFHF; from the coding sequence ATGAATCACAAGATGCAAGCGGCGTTTTCACGGCAACGCATTGTTGTTGTGCGTTTGTTGCGTTCGCCTTTGGCGCAAGAAACTGTATGGAGTTTTGTCCTCAAAGCATCCTATGCTGGCTTGACTTTTATTTCTACAGTTTTTCTCGCCAGAGTGCTCGGTGCGGAAGGGTATGGTATCTATGCATATGCTTACGCATTGGTTATGTTGCTTGCTATGCCGGTCACGGCTGGGTTACCGAACTTGGTCATCCGGGAGACAGCCAAGGGCTTAGCAAGTGGCCGTCCGGAGGTTGTGAAGGGGGTCTGGCAATGGGCAGGGCGCGTTGTAACAGGGCTTTCCCTGGCGGTGATTCTCATTGCCGGCCCGTTGCTTGTTCTCTGGCAGGGAGGCCTCGATACGCCTGCGGGGCAAACCATGGCTTGGGCGTTGGCGCTGGTGCCATTGATGGCGCTTGGTAATCTGCGCGGCGCTGCTTTACGTGGGCTGAAGCGGATTGTTGCTGGTCAGCTACCGGAGTTTGTGCTACGTCCTGGTATGTTTCTTGTCTTGATTGCTGTGAACGTGTTGGTCGTTGGTCAACGTATATCTGCGCCGATAGCCATGGCTTTGCAGGCCATGGCTGCTTTGTTGGCTTTGGTGGGAGCGGCTTGGTTGTTGTGGCGCTATACTCCTCAAGAAGTCAAGCACGTTTCTCCTTCGGTTGATACACATGGCTGGCTTTTCAGCAGTGTAATCTTTGCCCTTATGAGTGGTTTCAATGTAGTGAATAATCAGGCAAGCACGGTTGTTCTTGGGATATTTGAAACGCCTGGATCTGTAGGACGGTATAGGGTTGCTACACAAGTCGCGGCGCTCACGTCTTTTGGGCTGCAGGCTATTAATATGGTGGTGGCTCCTCGGTTTGCCGAACTCTGGGCGCGTGGCGAAAAGGAACGGCTGCAGCGTCTGGTTACTCAGAGTGCCAGAGTCGTGCTGGTATTCAATATATTGTTGACAGCCATGTTTGTATTGGTGGGGCGGCCGTTTTTTCGGTTTGTTTTTGGGGCTGAGTTTGACGCATCATATTTCCCATTATTGGTTTTGTTAGGCGGGCAGATGGTCAACTCAGCGGCGGGATCGGTGGCGTTTTTGCTCAATATGACGGGTCATGAGCGAGAAACGGTGCTTTGGATAGGCCTTGCTGCTGTTCTGAACCTGCTGCTTAATTTTGTACTGGTACCGCTATGGGGGATTTTGGGTGCCGCCGTTGCGACGGCAGTAAGCATGGCTGCCTGGAACGGTTTGCTTTGGTGGCGTGTTCTACGTCGCTTGGGAATTAATAGTTTAGCGTTTCACTTTTAG
- a CDS encoding polysaccharide biosynthesis tyrosine autokinase produces MNTPLVPPDMLTDEDTIDLRQYWLLIRRWWWAFVLALLLGAVAAYIASQFQQPIYRAEARILVSQSSSSDLNDIYRDIVIGERLVKTYAEIMKSDAVLDLVAETVGEEALEEAKISVSPGQDTQLLVVAVEHPDPELAATIANEVVRVFSAYMRRVQTERFAESKANLQAQMERVQAEIEQLQQQLDALGTPETEAEQTRQQQLQTLLTQQQAAYTTLLRSYEEVRLAEAQAVDSIVVIDPATPPERPVRPRVLLNTLLGGVLALVAVGAVVVLIEVLDDRVRSPEVIERLTGLPMIGAIAHIEGTNGDGVLVAREQPRAPVSEAYRVVRTNLQFAEVQSPLHSLVVTSSEPGEGKTTTAANLALVMAQAGRKVVLVDADLRKPLVHRLFQLSNAQGLTSALMHPEIAVDRFLQRVDAGGGQTLWVLPSGPLPPNPAEVVGSRRMQELLDELMTFADIVILDTPPVLVVADPALLARMSDGVLLVTRMNVTHRQALQRAIEQLRYAEARILGVVVNDLTARDGGYYYYAYSQYYHHDDGSGGDGTRPERKRRRADASRKGVMARLLSFVNVKS; encoded by the coding sequence ATGAACACACCCCTTGTGCCCCCGGATATGCTCACCGATGAGGACACCATTGATTTGCGGCAGTATTGGCTTCTTATTCGACGGTGGTGGTGGGCGTTCGTCCTGGCGCTTCTGCTTGGTGCGGTGGCCGCCTACATCGCAAGCCAGTTTCAACAGCCGATTTATCGCGCCGAAGCCCGCATTTTGGTCTCCCAATCCTCTTCCAGTGACTTGAACGACATTTATCGAGATATCGTCATTGGTGAACGGCTTGTGAAGACGTATGCCGAAATTATGAAGAGCGACGCCGTCCTGGATCTGGTGGCGGAGACTGTGGGTGAAGAAGCACTGGAAGAGGCAAAGATTTCGGTTTCACCTGGGCAGGATACGCAATTGTTGGTTGTCGCTGTTGAACATCCTGATCCAGAATTGGCGGCGACGATTGCGAATGAAGTCGTGCGTGTTTTCAGCGCCTATATGCGCCGTGTTCAGACGGAACGTTTTGCCGAATCCAAGGCCAACTTGCAAGCGCAGATGGAGCGTGTCCAGGCTGAAATTGAACAGCTGCAACAGCAATTGGATGCGCTGGGAACGCCCGAGACGGAAGCTGAACAGACACGCCAGCAGCAATTGCAAACGTTGTTGACGCAGCAGCAAGCCGCCTATACCACTTTGTTGCGCAGTTATGAGGAAGTTCGCCTGGCGGAAGCCCAGGCGGTTGATTCTATTGTAGTGATAGACCCCGCAACACCGCCGGAGCGCCCTGTACGCCCACGTGTCTTGTTGAACACGCTCTTGGGCGGGGTGTTGGCGCTGGTGGCTGTTGGGGCTGTGGTAGTGCTTATCGAGGTGTTGGATGATCGGGTGCGGTCTCCTGAAGTGATCGAGCGCCTAACCGGATTGCCGATGATTGGCGCGATTGCTCATATCGAAGGCACAAATGGCGATGGCGTGTTGGTCGCGCGTGAGCAGCCGCGTGCCCCGGTAAGTGAAGCGTATCGTGTCGTGCGCACAAACTTGCAGTTTGCCGAGGTCCAGTCCCCGTTGCATTCATTGGTGGTGACGAGTAGCGAGCCAGGCGAAGGAAAGACCACGACGGCGGCTAACCTGGCGTTGGTGATGGCGCAAGCCGGGCGCAAAGTGGTGCTGGTGGATGCCGATCTGCGTAAGCCCTTGGTGCATCGCCTGTTTCAATTATCGAACGCCCAGGGATTGACATCTGCATTGATGCATCCCGAGATTGCCGTAGACCGCTTCTTGCAGCGTGTTGATGCGGGCGGCGGCCAAACACTCTGGGTCTTGCCGTCAGGCCCACTTCCCCCCAATCCTGCTGAAGTGGTCGGGTCGCGCCGAATGCAGGAGTTGCTGGATGAGTTGATGACGTTTGCTGATATCGTGATTCTTGATACGCCCCCCGTGCTTGTTGTTGCTGATCCGGCTTTGCTTGCTCGAATGAGCGATGGTGTTTTATTGGTCACACGTATGAATGTGACCCACCGACAGGCGTTGCAACGTGCGATTGAGCAGTTGCGTTATGCTGAGGCACGTATTCTGGGTGTCGTCGTGAATGACTTGACAGCCCGTGATGGCGGCTACTATTACTATGCCTACAGTCAATACTATCACCATGATGATGGATCAGGTGGTGATGGAACACGCCCCGAACGAAAGCGGCGCCGGGCGGATGCTTCGCGGAAAGGTGTAATGGCACGCTTGCTATCGTTTGTGAATGTAAAATCGTAG
- a CDS encoding cytochrome d ubiquinol oxidase subunit II, which produces MGTLAFWVALFMFGALVIYVLTGGADFGGGIVALLARGPRREAIRELVFHALAPIWEANHVWLIVAIVLLFVAFPKVFAAVTTALHIPLTLMLIGIVLRGAAFVFAQYDEETSRARYWWQRVFMWSSLLTPVTFGVVVGAVASGRIRVEPQTGLVQVGFVEGWWALFPFLVGGFAATLFAYLASVYLLLETEDVGIREWLRKLALGLGVALGVGAWVTLWWAQHETLTVYDRLVHSPLAQPFHLVTGVAALLALLALWRRRYTLARISAATQAVAIMTGWGLAQYPALLVPDMTIANSAAPDTVLRPLLIALILGSVVLIPSFGYLYWVFKQHTLAVRQRAPQ; this is translated from the coding sequence ATGGGGACACTGGCCTTTTGGGTCGCTTTGTTCATGTTTGGCGCCTTGGTGATTTATGTCTTGACCGGCGGCGCAGATTTTGGGGGTGGGATTGTGGCGTTGTTGGCGCGTGGACCCCGGCGTGAAGCAATCCGCGAGTTGGTGTTTCACGCCCTCGCCCCCATTTGGGAAGCCAACCACGTGTGGTTAATCGTGGCGATCGTGCTGCTTTTCGTGGCGTTTCCCAAGGTCTTTGCAGCCGTCACCACCGCCTTGCATATTCCTTTGACGTTGATGTTGATTGGTATTGTCTTGCGCGGGGCGGCGTTTGTTTTCGCCCAGTACGATGAAGAAACATCGCGCGCGCGTTATTGGTGGCAGCGTGTCTTCATGTGGTCGAGTCTGCTCACACCAGTGACCTTTGGCGTCGTCGTGGGCGCTGTGGCTTCCGGGCGTATTCGTGTCGAGCCGCAGACCGGCCTGGTGCAGGTTGGCTTTGTGGAAGGCTGGTGGGCGCTCTTCCCGTTTTTGGTGGGGGGCTTTGCCGCAACTTTGTTTGCCTATCTGGCATCGGTTTACCTTCTGCTGGAAACGGAGGATGTGGGCATCCGTGAGTGGTTGCGCAAATTGGCGCTTGGGCTTGGGGTGGCATTAGGTGTTGGCGCGTGGGTGACGTTGTGGTGGGCGCAGCACGAGACATTGACGGTGTACGACCGTTTGGTGCATAGCCCGCTGGCGCAGCCCTTTCACCTGGTGACGGGCGTGGCCGCTCTGTTGGCGCTTCTGGCGCTTTGGCGGCGGCGCTACACATTGGCGCGCATCAGCGCCGCCACGCAGGCGGTGGCTATCATGACGGGGTGGGGGTTGGCGCAATATCCGGCGTTGCTCGTGCCGGACATGACGATTGCCAACAGCGCCGCTCCGGATACCGTCTTGCGACCTTTATTGATTGCGTTGATTCTTGGCTCAGTGGTGCTGATTCCGTCATTTGGGTATCTGTATTGGGTCTTCAAGCAGCATACGTTAGCCGTCAGGCAGCGAGCGCCGCAGTAG
- a CDS encoding cytochrome ubiquinol oxidase subunit I encodes MSDLFAARSQMAMSLAFHIIFAVIGIGMPLLMVIAEALWLRTRREVYLTLVKRWARGTAIMFAVGAVSGTVLSFELGLLWPTFMAYAGPIIGMPFSLEGFAFFTEAIFLGIYLYGWNRVPEKAHWLAGVLVWLSGTVSGIFVVTANAWMNTPAGFEIVNGEVVNIDPWAAMFNPAAFSQTLHMTIAAFQAVGFGVAGVHAFLLLRQPRNDFHRKAIAIALTVGTLAALIQPLSGDISAKHVARHQPIKLAAMEAQWETERGAPLRIGGIPDEEAEVTRFALEIPYALSILAYNDPHAEVMGLKEVPREDRPPVLITHLAFQAMVGLGIAMMLIGLLGAWLAWRRNRLPDQPWYLKLLVLSAPMGFLAIEFGWTVTEVGRQPWIVYGYMRTADAVTSMPNLVIPFLTFTLLYIVLGISVVYLMAKFVFASPVIEPEEA; translated from the coding sequence ATGAGTGATTTGTTCGCAGCCCGTTCGCAAATGGCGATGTCGTTGGCGTTTCACATCATCTTTGCTGTCATCGGCATTGGTATGCCCCTGCTCATGGTCATCGCCGAAGCCTTGTGGTTACGTACACGCCGCGAAGTGTATTTGACCTTGGTGAAACGCTGGGCGCGCGGCACGGCTATCATGTTTGCCGTTGGCGCCGTTTCGGGAACAGTGCTCTCGTTTGAATTGGGGCTGTTGTGGCCCACTTTCATGGCCTATGCCGGCCCGATTATTGGCATGCCCTTTTCGTTGGAAGGGTTCGCCTTCTTCACCGAAGCCATTTTTCTGGGCATCTACCTCTATGGCTGGAATCGCGTGCCTGAAAAAGCGCATTGGTTGGCGGGGGTGCTGGTCTGGTTGAGCGGAACCGTTTCGGGTATTTTCGTGGTCACGGCGAATGCCTGGATGAACACGCCTGCCGGTTTTGAGATTGTCAATGGCGAAGTGGTCAACATTGACCCGTGGGCGGCTATGTTCAACCCGGCGGCGTTTTCGCAAACCCTGCATATGACCATTGCGGCGTTTCAGGCGGTGGGGTTTGGTGTGGCGGGTGTACACGCTTTTTTGTTGTTGCGCCAACCGCGCAATGACTTTCACCGCAAGGCGATTGCCATCGCGCTGACGGTGGGCACGCTTGCCGCGCTCATCCAGCCGCTCAGTGGTGATATCAGCGCCAAGCATGTCGCGCGGCACCAGCCCATCAAACTGGCGGCGATGGAAGCCCAATGGGAGACGGAACGGGGCGCACCGTTGCGCATCGGGGGCATCCCGGATGAAGAGGCCGAAGTGACGCGTTTTGCGCTGGAAATACCGTATGCGCTCAGCATTCTGGCGTATAACGACCCCCACGCGGAAGTGATGGGCTTGAAAGAGGTGCCGCGGGAAGATCGTCCACCTGTGCTTATCACACACCTGGCGTTTCAGGCCATGGTGGGGCTGGGCATCGCCATGATGTTGATTGGACTGTTAGGGGCGTGGCTGGCGTGGCGGCGCAATCGTCTGCCCGACCAGCCGTGGTATCTCAAATTGCTGGTGCTGAGTGCGCCGATGGGCTTTCTCGCCATCGAGTTTGGCTGGACGGTGACGGAAGTGGGGCGGCAACCCTGGATTGTGTATGGGTATATGCGCACCGCTGACGCGGTCACATCCATGCCCAACCTGGTGATTCCCTTCCTGACCTTCACCCTCCTCTACATTGTATTGGGCATCAGCGTTGTCTACCTCATGGCGAAATTTGTCTTCGCCAGTCCGGTCATCGAGCCAGAAGAAGCGTAA